In Cryptomeria japonica chromosome 5, Sugi_1.0, whole genome shotgun sequence, the genomic window TCGTAGTAAAGATAAACAAACGCTCATCACCGCAGGAAGACCATAATCCATCTGTGAAATTAAGCAAACCAGAAAGAGTAACTCTACTCTGACCACCTTTCGGTTGGTCGTTAGGTCCATTGTTCAGTACAATGGAGCAATCAATATCTTCCACAATAATAATCGATTTCTCTTTCGTTTTGATCAGAAGCTTACGGAGCTCAACGTTGTCTTTAACGTGCGTGAGATCCAAATCATATACACTGTAATTCATGTAGTTAGCAATGGCGGCGATGAGGCTTGTTTTTCCAGTGCCAGGAGGCCCATAAAGGAGATACCCGCGCTTCCATGCACGGCCTGTTCTTATGTAGAAATTCTTTGCTTGCTTGAAGCTTTCAAGGTCCGAGATAATCATTTCTTTAGTGCTAGGATTAAGGGCGACGGTATTAAAAGTTGAGGGATGATTAAAAGGAAGGGCTGTCCACTCAGCATCTGAATTGCCAGGTACAGTATTAGTAGCTATGGTAAGATCTGTTTTCTCCCTTCTCAGTTCCTCTGCTTTCCTCGCAACATGCTCAAAATATTCGGTAAAAAATTCTAAGGCTGCCTTGTCTGCTTTAAGAAGAAAGGAGTTTTTCTCttccacttcatctgcatcatttCTGTTTGTTTTTAGCTCTTGCGTCCAGCGTATATTTAGTCCCCGGAAGGAATCGCATACTTGCTGATCAAAATCTGCAGTGATGTTCAAGGTAGTAGAATTTGTTGCCTTGTGAGCGGTCTGGTTTAGAACTTTGGCGGCGCCGTTTAGGTTTGAGTAGTAGATTAGCGCATCATCAAAGAGTTCATTGCTGAGGATGCCCGTGCCTTCAATGAATTGTGGGATGTGGAGGAAGCAATAGAAGTTGAAATACTCAAGGAGATAGAGCCACCATTCACAATATGTATCGCGGAGTAGTAGGTCTTGTTAGTTGTGCATCTTAGAGTTTCGCTCTTAAAAATATTGCAAACAAATGAATTCCCATTATATAAGTAATCTAAGCTAATAAGTCCATGCACCACATAAAACTTGGTGAATATCTAATGAATATAGCAAATTAAATttataagaaagaaaaataagttttGGGAGTAATGAAACACTATTAATGTTAAGTTGAAATTATTTGTCTTAGTTGTTTTATAATCGAATTTGATATGTCGATAAGAGTATAAAGTTGTGTCATATTTTAGATCAATTTATCAATACAAGTGAATATCAATATATCTAATTAAAGATTAATGTTGGTCAAACATATGGTCAAATTAGATTCATTTAGCTAAGTTAAATAAGGGTCAtagatttttaaattaaaaatgtttaCTAAATGCATATTATATATGACTTTGAGAGCAAtcacaaaaaaacacaaaaaaataaaataaaaaaaattgaaaattttgatgtttcaacaactccaactcatagaaataatattttgtattaagaaaattaaaaattcCATTTTGTAAATCTATACATGGATTTTTCTaaactatgaatttttttattttaattagtttttatattttat contains:
- the LOC131035409 gene encoding AAA-ATPase At3g50940-like, which produces MFRGLPSKAREPSHVVASCNQRHHQGTGILSNELFDDALIYYSNLNGAAKVLNQTAHKATNSTTLNITADFDQQVCDSFRGLNIRWTQELKTNRNDADEVEEKNSFLLKADKAALEFFTEYFEHVARKAEELRREKTDLTIATNTVPGNSDAEWTALPFNHPSTFNTVALNPSTKEMIISDLESFKQAKNFYIRTGRAWKRGYLLYGPPGTGKTSLIAAIANYMNYSVYDLDLTHVKDNVELRKLLIKTKEKSIIIVEDIDCSIVLNNGPNDQPKGGQSRVTLSGLLNFTDGLWSSCGDERLFIFTTNHKDHLDPALCRCGRMDVHINLSYCDFPVFKTLAYNYLRIEDHALFSAVQERISAGAKITPAEITEILSSKPEDANKTLSAVIVGLDKKIKDKEAKSLTTFQPPQPGGRAYPEQLSLGPESPEASIHGTPHLMMEMVKKGEVIAIDPSESTIQSDVLHDNS